One region of Miscanthus floridulus cultivar M001 chromosome 19, ASM1932011v1, whole genome shotgun sequence genomic DNA includes:
- the LOC136527609 gene encoding nuclear transcription factor Y subunit C-4-like, translating to MEPSSQPQPAMGVAAGGSQVYPASAYPPAATVAAPAVASAGLQSAQPFPANPAHMNAQHQIVYQQAQQFQQQLQLQQQQQLQQFWAERMAEIEATTDFKNHNLPLARIKKIMKADEDVRMISAEAPVVFAKACEIFILELTLRSWMHTEENKRRTLQKNDIAAAITRTDIYDFLVDIVPRDEMKEDGVGLPRAGLPPMGAPVDAYPYYYMQQQQVPGPGMVYGAQQSYPVTYLWQEPQEQQGQAPEEQQSLHESG from the coding sequence ATGGAACCATCCTCTCAGCCTCAGCCTGCAATGGGTGTTGCTGCTGGTGGATCACAAGTGTATCCTGCCTCTGCCTATCCGCCTGCAGCAACAGTAGCTGCTCCTGCAGTTGCATCTGCTGGTTTACAGTCAGCACAACCATTCCCAGCCAACCCTGCTCATATGAATGCTCAGCACCAGATTGTCTACCAACAAGCTCAACAATTCCAACAACAGCTCCAgctgcagcaacagcagcagcttcAGCAGTTCTGGGCTGAACGCATGGCTGAAATTGAGGCGACGACTGATTTCAAGAACCACAACTTGCCACTTGCGAGGATAAAGAAGATCATGAAGGCTGATGAGGATGTTCGCATGATCTCAGCTGAAGCTCCTGTGGTCTTTGCAAAAGCTTGTGAGATATTCATACTGGAGCTGACACTGAGGTCGTGGATGCACACTGAGGAGAACAAGCGCCGCACCTTGCAGAAGAATGACATTGCAGCAGCCATCACTAGGACTGACATTTACGACTTCTTGGTCGACATTGTTCCCAGGGATGAGATGAAGGAGGACGGAGTTGGGCTTCCAAGGGCTGGGTTGCCACCCATGGGAGCCCCAGTAGATGCATATCCATACTACTACATGCAACAGCAGCAGGTGCCTGGTCCTGGAATGGTTTATGGTGCCCAGCAAAGCTACCCAGTGACGTATTTGTGGCAGGAGCCTCAGGAACAGCAGGGGCAAGCTCCTGAAGAGCAGCAGTCTCTGCATGAAAGTGGCTGA
- the LOC136527614 gene encoding truncated transcription factor CAULIFLOWER A-like, protein MGRGKVEMKRIENKVSRQVTFSKRRKGLLKKAEELAVLCDVDIGVIVFSERGKLFDYSSPASLVDLIHRYEAATNTQLFHQEAHYTDDHHQQQQQMAAEFSKLQHEYQQLGASLKTYTGEDLSSLTSVVELAELEQQLESAVGKVRARKDELFINLTDELQFKINENGRHDDAAAAAGVEAEETTTMAEPPLPQSPSFAYLLAVEEKSAASTMLRLWPQPDADADGGSSSRRGLQLW, encoded by the exons ATGGGGCGTGGGAAGGTGGAGATGAAGAGGATCGAGAACAAGGTGAGCCGGCAGGTGACCTTCTCCAAGCGCCGCAAGGGGCTGCTCAAGAAAGCCGAGGAACTCGCCGTGCTCTGCGACGTGGACATCGGGGTCATCGTCTTCTCCGAACGCGGCAAGCTGTTCGACTACTCCTCACCGGCCAG CTTGGTTGATCTGATTCACCGGTACGAGGCGGCCACCAACACGCAACTCTTCCATCAGGAGGCACACTACACTGATGATCATCATCAG cagcagcagcagatggccGCGGAGTTCAGCAAGCTGCAGCATGAGTACCAACAACTTGGGGCCAGCTTGAAGACGTACACGGGAGAAGACCTGTCGTCTCTGACCTCGGTGGTCGAGCTCGCCGAGCTCGAGCAGCAGCTCGAGTCGGCCGTCGGTAAAGTCCGTGCAAGGAAG GATGAGCTGTTCATCAACCTGACCGACGAGCTTCAGTTCAAG ATCAACGAGAACGGGCGCCACGACGACGCAGCTGCCGCCGCAGGCGTGGAGGCGGAGGAGACAACGACGATGGCGGAGCCGCCGCTGCCACAGTCGCCGTCATTCGCGTACCTCCTGGCTGTGGAGGAGAAGTCGGCGGCCAGCACAATGCTGCGCCTGTGGCCACAGccggacgccgacgccgacggtgGGAGTTCCAGTCGACGCGGTCTGCAGCTGTGGTAA